In one Paramisgurnus dabryanus chromosome 21, PD_genome_1.1, whole genome shotgun sequence genomic region, the following are encoded:
- the LOC135775904 gene encoding transforming protein RhoA-like yields the protein MRLFRKKLVIVGDGGCGKTCLLIQFSKDRFPELPEHLPTVFENYVADIELDGKGVELELCDTAEKEDYDQLRPLSYTDTDVILMCFSIDNPDSLENIPEKWTPEVKQFCPNVPIILVGTKKDLRNDQHTRQELAKMKQEPVKPEEVRDMANRINAFGYVECAAKTKAGVREVFEMATRAALKAKKGDKKTGCLLL from the exons ATGAGACTCTTTCGTAAGAAACTTGTTATAGTTGGTGATGGAGGCTGTGGAAAGACCTGTTTACTTATTCAATTTAGTAAAGATCGGTTTCCTGAACTTCCTGAACACTTGCCCACAGTGTTTGAGAACTATGTTGCAGACATTGAGCTTGATGGAAAAGGG GTAGAGCTTGAGTTGTGTGACACTGCTGAAAAGGAGGATTATGATCAATTACGGCCTCTCTCATACACTGACACAGATGTCATTCTTATGTGCTTTTCCATCGACAATCCTGATAGTTTGG AGAACATTCCAGAAAAGTGGACGCCAGAGGTAAAGCAGTTCTGTCCGAATGTACCCATCATCCTTGTGGGTACCAAAAAGGATCTCCGAAATGATCAGCATACACGACAGGAACTTGCCAAAATGAAACAG GAGCCTGTGAAACCCGAGGAAGTACGAGACATGGCCAACCGAATCAATGCCTTCGGTTATGTAGAATGCGCAGCCAAGACAAAAGCTGGTGTGAGAGAGGTTTTTGAGATGGCCACCAGAGCAGCACTGAAAGCGAAGAAAGGTGACAAAAAGACTGGCTGTTTACTcctataa